ATGCATCAGATATTTTTTTCATCTCTGCTTCACTTTTTATTCACTTGGAAGCATATTCCTTAATTGATCATATATGGCAGATCATGTTGCTCACTTTGTAATTGTTTAGGTGCAAAGATGATTAACTCTGTTAATCTCCTGAGCCTCAATTTATACTAAATTTGACAGAAATTTAGGTTACTGTAATTCCATTTGATCTTATCTCACCCAGTCATTTTGTGTGCCCGTTGAATATTAGACTGAGATTCAAAAATATCTTTGCCTTGTGGATTTCTCATGTCTTAATTGGTGATGTGTTCCTGATGAAGCATGTTGATCGCCTCAAATAAGATTACAAATTTCTTTAGTCAGTGGTGTTTAATTTATCTCTAATATGTGCATTAATTAACGCTTCTAATTGGGGAATCATTTTTGTGAATGTGATGGACTCATGGACCAGATATACAAACTGACAGCATGGCAATAATAATTCAATTTTTCAGGTTAGAACCATCTTGGATATAGGATGTGGTTATGGTAGCTTTGGAGCCCATCTATTTTCACAGCAACTCTTGACAATGTGTATTGCGAACTATGAGGCTTCAGGAAGTCAAGTTCAATTAACCCTTGAAAGAGGTCTTCCAGCTATGATtggttcattttattcaaaacagTTGCCATATCCAGCACTTTCCTTTGATATGATACATTGTGCACGATGCGGTGTTGACTGGGATCTAAAAGGTAACTGTTATTAGCTGGTTGTAAAAGTAATACTTCAAGTAGGACATGTGTGCATGTATAAATGtataattcattttcatatttGTCCCTCTcagattgtattttttttgtatatatgaaAGGGTAAAGAACAAAAAGAAACCctaagtaaaaaagaaaataattttttttttttttaaattttttttgctgTAGAAACTGGATAGTGTCTATCGTTTGTGCTTGTTACAATGCTCTCTCCATATATTTCCTCTATCAAGTGGTCGTTGCAATGATTAGCTTTATGGTAGTTGATCTTGAGTGAATCAAGCTTGTGCTACAGAATTCTTTCTAGGATGAATCTGATGGCAGTTCCATGACATGCCATATTACTTTTATTGTTGACCTGTGTTGTTCCCAActgtttattatttttacttcATTTTCTGAATAAGAGAAGAAAACTTGTGTTCCCATGGTGTTACTTGAGAGTGGTGTCCACATAATCACTTCAAATAGTCCCTATTGTATGTATACATGTTAGTTTGGTCTTGTATCAAAATCTTTCTATGGTATTGTTCACCACAATGGTTCTGATAGTTTCCAAGGCGAACAGTGCTTTTAATACTGTtcatcacaattttttttttcttggaataATATGTTTGCCATTTCTGGAAGAAAATTCTctcttaaatattttaaaaaagaaaaaaggttttAGTTATTGTTGTTTTTAATAGAGGAATTAGTCAACTCCCTATATGGTGTGCTgtaattttaatatatgtattttttttttaatttttggttacGCTTTGCAGATGGTATTCTCTTGATTGAAGTTGATAGAGTGTTGAGACCTGGTGGATATTTTGTCTGGACTTCTCCACTTACCAATCCTCAGGGCTCTCTTCGTAATAAAGAAAACCAGAAAAAATGGACTTTTATTCGCAACTTCGCAGAAAATCTATGTTGGGACATGTTGTCTCAGCAAGATGAAACTGTTGTATGGAAAAAGACCGTTAAAAGAAGTTGTTATGCTTCTCGGTGaggcaactttttttttttccaaattctcTACCAATTTCCCTATTCAGTTACAATTTGTTCTTGTTCATTGTGATAATACTCATAGCAGTCCAAAATGTATAATATATTGCTTGTTTTTCTAGGAAACCTGGTTCAGGTCCTTCTTTCTGCAGCAAGGGCCATGATGTTGAGTCTCCATATTATCGACCACTCCAAGCCTGCATAGGAGGAACACAGAGCCGCCGATGGATTCCTATTGAGGACAAGACAACCTGGCCTTCTAGGGCTAAATTGAACTCCACTGAACTTAGAATACATGGTAATTTTCATGTTCCTTTATAAGGGTTTGTTTGAACTTATGGAACATCGTGTCAATGGAAAAGAAGTTCCATTACGATGGGACAGGGTGAAATCCTTTAGCCATCAgtatattaattattttcaatGTTTTTTCAGGTGTGCATACTTACGACTTTTCTGAGGATACATTAAACTGGAATTTAGCGGTTCGAAATTATTGGTCTCTTCTCTCACCGCTAATATTCTCTGATCATCCAAAGAGACCAGGGGATGAGGATCCTCTTCCACCTTTTAACATGCTCAGAAATGTGTTGGACATGAATGCTCATTTTGGAGGTTTCAATTCTGCCTTATTGGAAGCAGGGAAATCTGTGTGGGTGATGAATGTAGTCCCTACAAGTGGGCCTAACTACCTTCCCTTAATCTTTGACAGGGGATTTGTTGGTGTATTGCATGACTGGTAATTCCTACCTTCTTTAACCCCACGGAGTACCTGCTCATTTcgatacacatacacacactccCTAATTGGCTAATTGGCTTGGTGAATTTTGTGGATCCTCAAATTTGGTACATAATTAGTAATTTTCTTTTGTATTGCCACCTAGAAAAAAATCACATATGCTGTGACTGCAAGAAAGGAAGCCTGATTATTTTCAGTGAACCAAATGATACAAATCCCGTTTTATTTCCACATCCAATTGGTTATTTTCCTATTAAGAGCTTAAGATTGACTTCTTAATTGGTCATTTGGTCCTTGATATGTGGTCACCATTATGCATTGAAGGGAGCCTCTcctattcatatatatatatatattgtgtgtattAGCTTATTTCTTCAGTTATGATAGGAAAATTATTTATTCAATGTTATATCTGGGGGTTGACCCACCGATTCCATATTAGGGGATGCTTTAGTTGATACCTCACTGGTAAGCTACAACATAGGTAAGTATTCAGAATTCAGGATTCACTTGACATTGAGATTATTTGGATTTCTGGAGAAATATTGGGTTCAATTTGGAAGAAGTGAGtcaatttgagattaaaatgaaCAATGCATGTTGAAGGATATTATCGTCTTAGAATTGATTCAGGGGATTATGCGAGCCTGTTGTTATTTGTAAGATCTGTAATTGCTTTAACCATGAAGGAACTGAATCGAATGTGACAAATTTCAGAGTAGATCCAAGAAGATTGTAGGCATTTTTATTTTGCTTACCCTTTTCTAAACATTCTTGAAACTcttttttactgtttttatttttatttttatttttattttttgaatttttgagttctATATTGTGTGTACTATATAATACAACCTTTTGTTTCTTGGCAGGTGTGAAGCATTTCCATCATATCCCAGAACGTATGATATGGTGCACGCTGAAGGACTTCTTGCACTTGAAACTGGTCGGCAGCGCAGGTGCACAATGCTTGATCTATTTACTGAGATAGATCGGTTGCTTCGTCTAGAGGTACCTTAATCAATATCTGTTTCTTTCAGATCATGCATTGATGTCCTTATTCTTGATTAGAGTATCTCTATTTGTTTTAATATAGAATGTTGGAAAGTTGAAGGAAGGACAATGTTACTAATGATATTGATAAGTAAATTTATAACATGTGTTTAGTCACTGTCCCTAAGAGTGTATCACAGCCATCTGAGCGTGTTACCTGGTGCAAATGGGACGACAGTGGCCTACCTTCAGGATTcacttttttttccctttttttccttCCTAATTGCTGGTCAACTGTGCCTTTTGGATTGATGCAGGGATGGGTTATACTACGCGATACAGCTGCTCTGATTGAGTCAGCAAGAGCTCTCGCCACGCGACTGAAATGGGATGCACGAGTGGTGGAGATTGACAGTAATAACGATGAGAGGCTGCTTGTCTGCCAGAAACCCTTTTTCAAGAGACAAACGAgctaaattatgaaaatttgaaGGAAGAGGAAACCAAGAAAGTATAACAATATATTCTTATTCATTTTGTGGATGTTAAATTAATCACCATAAAGTCCCAACAATAGAGGGGAATCCTAGTTTCCGACACGGATGAAAGAAACCAGAAAAGAACAGTGAAGAGAAAAGAAATGGGTATAGTGGAGACAACCACAACTCCTCCTATGGAGCCGTAAGGCGGACATAGGGCCTTGTAATTATGCAGTTGAAGAGCGTGCCGAGCGAGCCAAAGGTATAggattatatttaaattttccatGTAATGTCCTATACAGAATATACCATCATTTGATAGTTTTTATTTTGAAGATGTTCTACAGAATAAACAAAGTGCTCTACTTGCTTTGCAATATAGAATGCTTGGCAGTGCtctcgtgttttttttttttctccctttaTTTTTGCCCCAGGAATCAGCTTCATTGTAGAAAGCTGTCCGATATGTTCCTTGTGGGATTACTGCATAATTTTTAAGATAATATTCATTGTCGTGCATCTTTTTCTActgttttctagatttttttcCCCTCCCTTTGGATGAGGGGGTGATGGGGCTTGACTTAGAAAATAGAAGAGTAGTTCATTTGACGTCACTTGCGTCTTCTGTCACCCACCGAAATGCGACTTTAGTCTTTAGCCGCTGCAAGTCAATGTCTGGGTTCCACATTGAGAGGGGCGTCGTTGGATTTCTGGCCCTATAGAGTGCTTGCCCGTCAGGGCACTTTCATGTTAGACAATGAGAGGTGAGGAACTAGAGCCATAATTTTAATCGGCGTGCCCTATCATTAGATGGACCCTGCAAAAAATCAGAGCTTGCAGCTGCTTGTTAAATGCAATTCAATGGgtgccatttttattttttattttttagtgtttGGGAGATGAGGCGCTGAGGGTTGGGAATCTGTTCATAACGCCGTTGCATGTGCCTTGTTTCCGTATgctatttcaagaaaatgttttTGGGCATAATGCAAATTCCAAACTTAAATCCTAAGACTttaggagtatgaattttaagaattgattttgaaattatgTGAATTTAGAAGAAAACTAATaaaattttatgttatattttacgTAAGTTCAAATTTAAGGCTTGCATTTCGAGTGAGATGGTTTTCAAGAGTAGATTTAAGCCTTCTTTTATGTGGATTTATTTTGAGTTTGGACTAAATTTGATGTTAgttcatattatattttgttcaaTTTTTACATGAATTCAacttttaatatatttatattccaAATTAGGCTTTCaactgaaaaaaaatgaaaaacaaaagcTAAGTTCTTACGGGACATTTTGTTGCGCGGGACCAAATCTCGGGTATTCATTGTCGGCATGCTAGAGCAAACTACCATGGGTATCTAGTCTCTCCTTCATGTGCCTTGGGGTACTCCTCCCATCAGGTATCTTGAACTGCCTTTGATTTCAAAAAGAATCAGCGAAGAGAATTGCCTTAGTCTAGTCTCGTAGACAGGATTGTTGGGAGGATAAGTGGGCTGACAAAAATCTATCCCATATGCTGGATGAATTTAGCTCACCATCTCAGTCCTAAATGAGTATTCATCACCGCTAGGCATCTTCTCTATTCCTCCCAGCCTCCCTCAGTAGATGTTTGGAGAAATGAAACATGCCTATGCAACTGGACTTTTGTGGATGATATGTAACTCTTCCTCCTTCCTTCAGATCGAGTGGCTTAACACCTAAACACATTAAGGAGAGATGTATTTGGGTAAAATAAGCCCCTCCACCTCCTCCCAAATgaaacaattttgggaaaagtATCTTGGGATGTGAAGCAAAATATTCCAAGAATTAAAATGCAAAATTAGGGGCCGACAATTGGCATCTTTTGGTCTGCTGCTCGTGAAATATGGTGATAATGTTCATAGAGAGCTTTTTCTTCATATTGAGGCCAAAGTATATAATATTACAAAAGAGGATTCATGGTGTAGGCACCTAACCTAGATGATCGACTATCAAAGGTGCTAAACTAAAATAAGTCATTCATTTCACCCCCAACTCTTTAGCTCCAAATATTCCTTTTGCTAGGGTCACTAACAATTCTGTCAAACCTATCTTGCAGCACATTTGGGAGAAATTAAGGATCGGGAGAGAGTTAGTCGATTTGACTCATATTGTCTAGTTTATTATAGGTCATATAGCCCGATTTGTAATCATTGCTTGGTTAGCCATCACGAATAAGACTCAAAACTCCTTAGAGATTGGCAAGATGAAAACATTCTTTACCTCATATCAACTTTTTCTACCACTATACATATAAATCAAGGGATCACCTACTCTTTTCTTACTCTTTTTCCACTCAAAATCACTTACACAATGTGGGACATCCTTAATAACGTGGCAGGAGATCACAAGGCTTACGGCTATGATAAAAACACCAAGTTCAAATTACATGTTTCTCAACCTAGTAGCTTGCATCTATCATGTTTGGAAGATCAGAAGCTAAATTAAGAGATTCAATAGATTCTGGTGAATCCCCTTATGTTGTATTATTTCTTATATTGATCTcacaatattaaaaaaataaaaagaaaaaatacaacaCTTAGAAcaataggaaatatatatatatataaatatatataccatTCCTGAGTTGCATATAATGCATTACAAATATGTTGTCTCCAATTTTAAGTATTtcaacaaagagagagagagaatagaattCAAGTTTTGGATTTCAAAAATTTGTAGAATCTCTTGCATAGAAAGAAAATTATTACGACAATAGATTTATAACTTGTATAGTGCACACTGAGGATGAACTAATTACTCTTCATGATAATAGAAAAAGTTAGagtaaacttaaaataacttgaaatgagataacGAATATGAATTTCAAGCCCTCAAATTGTTGAATGAAATTACCAATAATCGTTGTGTAAATTGATGGAACAAAATTTATGTAACCAACCCTATCTACTAGGACATAAGgattggttttgttgttattattgttgttgttcttcttcttcttgtatcaattaataagtttttaaattttaaataaatttaaaatttattatttagaaGGTACTTCtatgtttataaatatctttaattttatcttttagaatttatgtttttatattatttttttatctaaaTAACATAGAACATTTCCAAATAATTTTAGAAGACATTAACAAAATTAACTATTTTATTCGCAATATACCTTTTATTTAGCATGTGTAATTACATTATGTTTGTTTTCAATCAAATGGGTTTTTTGAGTTCAATCCTaatgtttttaaataaaaattttaaaatataaatttatcaaATTgttgttgaatttaatttttcaaaactactttgtttgaatttttaaaagataataatgttttctttctttacaaaatgattttacaatatttgtaatatgtatgtatactgcttgtttatttcattttaaaactaaattaattttttttttaatgttcaaacacataaattatttaaaatagatCTTATatgtatactttttttttttttttatattctcaAACTTACTTTCTCTTAAAATATTTTATCttacttttaaaatataaaaatatttaggCAAAAATTATATTCATACTTGTATTTACAgcatgtgttgactttttgagttcgatctttATTTTGATGTTGACGAAACACAGtaaacttatgtgtgtatttagcatgtgaacatgtcCATAATTGAGATCACACGTGAGAGACAGGGAGAATAGAGACCAAGATggacaatacacacacacacacacacacacacacacacacacacacacacacacacacatatatatatatatatatatatatatatatgtatatttataactaaaggagggcggcacctccaattatttattgatataccctcacttttggcggatgaatactgtggttacaagatgagtattgagagattacagataaaaagacattaaaggcctcccaaaaacagcaccaacaaccaaccaaaacaggactacaaatccaatcaaagctaaataagaaacaaatctaaataggtttagcaaaaaaaaaaacataataaaataaactaaaataaaaaaatctaaaccaaccaaacaaaaatcaagaggatgaactaatgacaaagggaagtgagacccaacctgtccatccaaaggataccttttagagaacgtggtaaaagatgttgctcttcgtagatgacattattttccatttctccttctctaacAAGAAAATTAGCTGCACTAttaccttccctatattgatggatcaccatgaagttcacacCTTCTAGCTCCGCCAtgaggtcctcccaaaaatccgAAAGATACCACATGGTACATCTACCTtttcaaaatcaatcaacaacaattctcAAGTTACTTTCAATAaacacattaaaataatgaagtcattTGCATAAATGAATTCTTTCCaggattgcttttaattccgcactattattcgtaccattgccaaaataacttgaaaagtCTACTTTCACCATGCCATGGCAGTCCCGAATGACTCTTCCACTTCTTGAAGTACCCGAATTGCCCCTataactcccatcacaattaagttttatccaccctattgggggtttaacccacgagatagTTTTTCCAGGCCTTGTGCAAACTCCCTAATGCTAAATTTGAAACTCTTTTAAAATCGTAATGTCCTATATCTTTAATTTTCGAAAAGAATTAGAGCTCTCAGCTAAAGAACTAACTCAGTATTGAACACTTCTCCACGTCTGATCTGCACTTtggtaaactccttccattctcgctttgcatatttgattccagaggcaccacgtaatcaaactcAAAATCagaccgattaaaatacctttaatagatgattttcgagcatagtggaactagtttgcaattttatttttctagggaaggaacagttggaaaggaatccccaacaccaaaCTAGCCCAATGCCAAACCTCTAAAgccacctcgcctaaagaaagaatgtgataagttttttcctgacttctctgcaCGTAGCAATCACAAGCTGAAGCCATTGATATTCTTTttgcctgaattctatcatctactgccaagcatctaaaccaggctttccataaacacattgagattcttttaggcaataaagaatgccaaaactagtcattccactcaaaattatcacttctgctccctCACTACCTCCCATGCCATTTTTTAGAGAAATTGCCATCACGGGTAGACTTCCAGATGAAAATATCCTGACCACTTTTACCAACTAGCACATTATGTAAGATTTCCATTGTTTTGTCGGTCCCAACGAATTCCATTAATAAAGTAGAGTTCCAGTTGTTATTCAGccaacaatccttaatacacagcttcttgttcaaaatattctTATTGAGCATCGCTAATGGGCCTGATGTAAGCCAC
The sequence above is a segment of the Malania oleifera isolate guangnan ecotype guangnan chromosome 8, ASM2987363v1, whole genome shotgun sequence genome. Coding sequences within it:
- the LOC131162015 gene encoding probable pectin methyltransferase QUA2 yields the protein MSRPLQRGVSGLRISGNSLDSWDSQMKDKTEKEDVDGRSSDQAYFSLKFPLHLLFPDNSSSRKSIGENGFPSDTLNMGTARYRRNMTLFFLKISLIVIVLLAITVSFWWTISISTLSRGHIFRGYRRLQEQLVSDLSDIGELSLGPARLKELEFCSQECENFVPCFNKTENLASGYAEGEEYDRHCRHGLRQNCLVLPPVNYKIPLRWPTGRDIIWVANVKITAQEVLSSGSFTKRMMMLEEEQISFRSASLMFDGIEDYSHQIAEMIGLRNESNFIQAGVRTILDIGCGYGSFGAHLFSQQLLTMCIANYEASGSQVQLTLERGLPAMIGSFYSKQLPYPALSFDMIHCARCGVDWDLKDGILLIEVDRVLRPGGYFVWTSPLTNPQGSLRNKENQKKWTFIRNFAENLCWDMLSQQDETVVWKKTVKRSCYASRKPGSGPSFCSKGHDVESPYYRPLQACIGGTQSRRWIPIEDKTTWPSRAKLNSTELRIHGVHTYDFSEDTLNWNLAVRNYWSLLSPLIFSDHPKRPGDEDPLPPFNMLRNVLDMNAHFGGFNSALLEAGKSVWVMNVVPTSGPNYLPLIFDRGFVGVLHDWCEAFPSYPRTYDMVHAEGLLALETGRQRRCTMLDLFTEIDRLLRLEGWVILRDTAALIESARALATRLKWDARVVEIDSNNDERLLVCQKPFFKRQTS